A single genomic interval of Eurosta solidaginis isolate ZX-2024a chromosome 3, ASM4086904v1, whole genome shotgun sequence harbors:
- the mIF3 gene encoding translation initiation factor IF-3: protein MNLLLQRASRTVLYSILQNSGLVSACARSKTTDVWDTSSPQVPTSKGGATRIAQFPKITLIQPNQSITVVTLKEAQKMAKRRELRLVKQQDFDTKTQRPVYRLVTAAEMLSEDVDESARDNKKSAEKKSEKSLSIGCRISDHDLSSRLKHISKWLAKNHHVSVLIQGNPDEMGKCDRITKTIEQSIREPAVIGRIMQKRVKGSHIKFNIVPAQQEEQNETESNQQT from the exons ATGAATTTACTTTTACAAAGAGCCTCCAGAACTGTGCTGTATTCCATTCTTCAAAACAGTGGGCTGGTATCAGCATGTGCACGTTCAAAGACTACCGACGTATGGGATACATCTTCTCCACAAGTGCCTACAAGTAAAGGTGGTGCTACGCGCATAGCTCAGTTTCCCAAAATAACGCTCATTCAACCAAATCAATCTATAACAGTGGTAACATTAAAGGAAGCACAGAAGATGGCGAAACGTCGTGAACTTCGTTTGGTTAAGCAACAGGATTTTGATACAAAAACACAGCGACCTGTTTACAG ACTAGTGACCGCCGCAGAAATGCTTTCCGAAGACGTTGATGAAAGCGCCAGAGATAATAAGAAAAG CGCTGAAAAGAAAAGTGAAAAATCACTATCCATTGGCTGTAGAATTAGCGATCATGATTTGTCATCACGTTTGAAACACATTTCCAAATGGTTAGCGAAAAATCATCATGTTTCCGTACTTATACAAGGAAATCCAGATGAAATGGGCAAATGTGACCGCATTACAAAAACTATTGAGCAGAGCATACGTGAACCAGCAGTTATTGGACGTATTATGCAAAAGCGTGTTAAAGGTTCtcatatcaaatttaatattgtACCCGCGCAGCAAGAGGAGCAAAACGAAACTGAGTCGAATCAGCAAACCTGA
- the LOC137243839 gene encoding spondin-1 gives MILLEIVFIIFLLASKQVDALICSRYPTNTNMPKSPVDENFIVTIHGNPQTYVLGQAYNVTIQAYNGLRFISFKLALENDNGDPSLNEDLGHFEILDPIETRYSPKCINMVESTNTNPKTRIDVIWVAPQEPGNGCVLIRTTLLQHRDVWFMDDGGLTRRICEESVDEVESISPGVERNSCCACDEARYELIFEGTWSRNLHPKDFPAKGWITRFSDIIGASHSEDYRFWEYGQLATEGMKEFAEHGSARSLEREFNYNFQEGKIRTIIKARGPAFPNLNGQSLASIRVDPKHHLLSLASKIDPSPDWIVGVSGLELCMPNCTWLDGKTITLYPWDIGTDAGPSYTSPDQPQIPADVIRRMRSDFPNDPRSPFFDESGAPMKPLAILKIRRQRLYERLCEDEESNNVDIPRECFTHPWSAWSECSTQCGEGRQFRTRVYKQPDVANIFNCVVDTRQDRACMGEECGRDERRFGSKQDRNRNDADDFLEVEERDGLGRSISLADCQLTGWSSWSPCSRTCGEGRMMRRRQYLNPRLEERCKLMKFERLIEYQRCMGRECLEGPRGSRKNQAVGDDENRTDGMEEEEETDVEEKVADNASENGRKGEIGNNEDENADANENEEDVAQENSTLPGLNSWQQSHSRNHNSYIGANGFRERSRERNGEGEEAEAEIEENENEGEEDDNNEDNEDNNNLRNRYGYNNRFDITGRQNFEDDEFETRHENVYGNRSPDGFGYNSQRYPGTDKRNNEMEEDDFRTPHMRDGNRRPHSRMDVKEDEQTGSEPIETPACCFETPKRYTCSKAREVRNYWFYNYCEDQCMLFTANSCDKNKNKFTSLETCEETCRPPAYEELLQRKQGRGCFKTTDRRKQRRKYSRI, from the exons TAACAATTCAAGCATACAACGGTCTTCGCTTTATTAGCTTCAAACTAGCACTAGAAAATGATAATGGAGATCCGAGCCTAAATGAGGATCTTGGACATTTTGAAATACTCGATCCCATAGAGACGCGCTACAGTCCAAAATGTATTAATATGGTGGAAAGCACAAATACCAATCCCAAAACACGGATCGATGTCATTTGGGTAGCACCACAAGAACCTGGTAACGGTTGTGTGCTCATACGAACAACGCTGCTGCAACATCGTGATGTATGGTTTATGGACGATGGAGGATTAACGCGGCGCATTTGTGAAGAGAGCGTCGATGAAGTGGAAAGTATATCCCCTGGAGTGGAAAGAAATAGTTGCTGTGCTTGTGATGAGGCGCGCTATGAG cTCATTTTCGAGGGAACTTGGTCACGCAATCTTCATCCCAAAGATTTCCCCGCAAAGGGTTGGATAACACGTTTCAGCGATATTATTGGTGCATCGCATAGCGAAGACTATCGCTTTTGGGAGTATGGGCAATTGGCTACCGAAGGTATGAAAGAGTTCGCGGAGCATGGTTCGGCACGCAGTCTTGAAAGAGAATTCAATTATAATTTCCAAGAAGGCAAAATACGCACTATTATTAAGGCGCGTGGCCCAGCTTTCCCCAATTTGAATGGACAATCGTTGGCTTCCATACGTGTGGATCCAAAACATCATTTGCTGTCTCTAGCTTCAAAAATAGATCCATCACCTGATTGGATTGTAGGCGTATCTGGTTTGGAACTTTGCATGCCCAACTGCACATGGCTCGATGGGAAAACTATCACTTTATATCCGTGGGACATTGGTACGGATGCGGGCCCTTCTTATACg TCACCAGATCAACCACAAATTCCAGCTGATGTCATACGGCGAATGCGTTCCGACTTTCCCAACGATCCACGCTCGCCATTTTTCGATGAGAGTGGAGCTCCAATGAAACCTTTAGCAATACTTAAGATAAGACGTCAAAGGCTTTATGAGCGACTGTGCGAGGATGAAGAAT CCAACAATGTGGACATACCACGGGAGTGCTTTACCCACCCTTGGTCAGCCTGGAGCGAGTGTAGCACACAGTGCGGTGAAGGACGCCAATTCCGCACTCGCGTTTATAAGCAGCCGGATGTGGCTAACATATTTAATTGTGTGGTTGATACCAGACAAGATCGTGCCTGTATGGGCGAGGAGTGCGGACGGGATGAGCGACGGTTTGGCAGCAAGCAAGATCGCAATAGGAACGATGCAGATGATTTTCTAGAAGTAGAGGAAAGAGACGGTCTAGGCAGATCAATATCGCTCGCAGATTGTCAGTTGACCGGTTGGAGCTCTTGGTCTCCTTGTAGTCGTACTTGCGGCGAGGGAAGAATGATGCGTAGACGTCAATATTTAAATCCACGCTTGGAAGAACGTTGTAAGCTCATGAAGTTTGAGCGCCTTATAGAATACCAAAGATGTATGGGACGTGAATGTTTGGAAGGCCCGCGAGGCAGTCGCAAGAATCAAGCAGTGGGAGATGATGAAAATCGAACAGATGGGATGGAGGAGGAAGAGGAGACTGATGTAGAAGAAAAAGTGGCCGATAATGCCAGTGAAAATGGAAGAAAAGGAGAAATTGGAAACAACGAAGACGAAAATGCAGATGCAAATGAAAATGAAGAAGATGTTGCGCAGGAGAACTCAACGCTACCTGGATTAAATAGTTGGCAGCAAAGTCATAGCAGAAATCATAATAGCTATATAGGAGCCAACGGTTTTCGCGAGCGAAGCCGGGAGAGAAACGGAGAGGGAGAAGAGGCGGAAGCAgaaattgaagaaaatgaaaatgaaggGGAAGAAGATGATAACAATGAGGACAATGAGGACAACAACAATCTACGGAATCGATATGGCTATAACAACCGTTTCGATATAACAGGTAGACAAAACTTTGAGGATGATGAATTTGAAACGCGCCATGAAAATGTCTACGGTAACCGTTCGCCAGATGGATTTGGTTACAATAGCCAGCGATATCCTGGTACTGATAAGCGTAATAACGAGATGGAGGAAGACGACTTCCGCACGCCACATATGCGTGACGGAAATCGACGTCCGCACTCTCGCATGGATGTAAAGGAGGATGAGCAGACTGGTAGTGAGCCGATAGAGACTCCAGCATGCTGCTTTGAAACTCCAAAGCGCTATACGTGTTCTAAGGCAAGGGAGGTAAGAAATTACTGGTTCTATAATTATTGTGAAGATCAATGTATGCTCTTCACGGCCAATAGctgtgataaaaataaaaataaattcacaTCACTGGAAACGTGCGAAGAGACATGTCGGCCACCTGCGTACGAGGAGTTGCTGCAAAGGAAACAAGGGAGAGGCTGTTTTAAAACTACGGATCGAAGGAAACAACGTAGAAAGTATTCAAGGATTTAA